In a single window of the Phycisphaerae bacterium genome:
- a CDS encoding phosphodiester glycosidase family protein, with product MLTRTRPFVVGFCLAAVRSTALAQWTPAAPGIDYQEFIVAGPNNVYVARMDRGNLDCTIDSMIAQGRLTGGTETVSSMATRHEDAIGYWGQTWGTRYDLVVAVNGDFYSSGIPTGGQISGGWYAKRFGDLGGASGFAWQLDRDAFIGECVYHIPSKQKVTYLATGQSQELDGLNRTRGSNELILYTHHYDLTTLTDNSGAEVLVKLSRPAMILPPPSGAVGTVIEIRPNAGSTLVPFDHVVLSAQGSAATTLLANVTVGAEVRIAQEITHYEHDCSTPYAWDWTKTYSSIGGSFHFLKDGVIQPSSDPGATQRHPRTAIAFDSSYIYFIVVDGRSTQSVGMSMTELGTFCIDYLAAVEGLNQDGGGSSTMWLNGTVMNVPSDGSERAVANGLFMATVAPVEQSTRFTTGALVRATGSAALRIGPGINYNSSGSVAANTEGVVLDHTLNGLRASNTHWWYCAFPSGNGWVADSSLLESGCAGDYTGDGRVDAADLPPLAYCLRGPGLMYNPGTFCLGGDSDADRDVDAHDLAVIQTCITAP from the coding sequence ATGCTCACACGCACACGCCCGTTCGTCGTCGGATTCTGCCTGGCCGCCGTTCGCAGCACCGCGCTGGCCCAATGGACGCCGGCCGCACCCGGCATCGACTACCAGGAATTCATCGTCGCAGGCCCCAACAACGTCTACGTCGCCCGCATGGACCGCGGCAACCTGGATTGCACCATCGACAGCATGATCGCGCAGGGCCGGCTCACCGGCGGCACCGAGACCGTCAGCAGCATGGCCACGCGCCACGAGGACGCCATCGGCTACTGGGGCCAGACCTGGGGCACGCGCTATGACCTCGTCGTCGCCGTCAATGGTGATTTCTACAGCAGCGGCATTCCGACCGGCGGGCAGATTTCCGGCGGCTGGTACGCCAAGCGCTTCGGCGATCTGGGCGGCGCCAGCGGCTTCGCCTGGCAGCTGGACCGTGACGCGTTCATCGGAGAATGCGTCTATCACATCCCCAGCAAGCAAAAGGTGACCTATCTCGCCACGGGACAGTCGCAGGAACTCGACGGCCTCAACCGGACGCGCGGCAGCAACGAGCTGATCCTCTACACGCACCACTACGACCTAACGACGCTCACGGACAACAGCGGCGCGGAAGTGCTCGTGAAGTTGTCACGCCCGGCGATGATCCTGCCGCCGCCGTCAGGCGCCGTTGGCACCGTAATCGAGATCCGGCCTAATGCCGGCTCCACACTTGTCCCGTTCGATCACGTCGTGTTGTCAGCCCAGGGCTCCGCCGCAACCACGCTGCTGGCGAACGTGACCGTCGGCGCCGAGGTGCGCATCGCCCAGGAGATCACGCACTACGAGCACGATTGCAGCACGCCGTATGCGTGGGACTGGACCAAGACTTACTCCAGCATCGGCGGCAGTTTCCACTTCCTGAAGGACGGCGTCATTCAGCCGTCGAGCGACCCCGGGGCGACGCAGCGCCACCCGCGCACCGCCATCGCGTTCGACAGCAGCTACATCTACTTCATCGTCGTCGACGGCCGTTCGACGCAAAGCGTCGGCATGAGCATGACCGAGCTGGGCACGTTCTGCATCGATTACCTCGCGGCGGTCGAGGGTCTGAACCAGGACGGCGGCGGATCATCGACGATGTGGCTCAATGGCACGGTGATGAACGTGCCTTCGGACGGCAGCGAACGCGCCGTCGCCAACGGGCTGTTCATGGCCACGGTCGCGCCGGTGGAGCAGTCCACGCGGTTCACGACCGGCGCCCTGGTGCGTGCCACCGGCAGCGCGGCCCTGCGTATCGGACCGGGCATCAACTACAACTCCTCCGGGTCGGTCGCCGCCAACACCGAAGGTGTCGTTCTCGATCACACCCTGAATGGGCTGCGCGCGTCGAATACGCACTGGTGGTATTGCGCGTTTCCGAGCGGCAATGGCTGGGTCGCCGACTCCAGCCTGCTGGAGAGTGGCTGCGCGGGCGATTACACCGGCGACGGGCGCGTGGACGCCGCGGATCTGCCGCCGCTGGCGTACTGCCTGCGTGGCCCAGGGCTGATGTACAACCCCGGGACGTTCTGCCTGGGCGGCGACAGTGATGCCGATCGCGACGTGGACGCGCACGACCTGGCGGTGATTCAAACGTGCATCACGGCGCCGTGA
- a CDS encoding right-handed parallel beta-helix repeat-containing protein: MPGEYATLQAAIDACLAGDEVIIADGTYTGVGNTSLELHGLAITVRSASGDPATCVIDCEGSGRGFYFHNSEGADSIVQGLTIRSGNVTNGNGGGVYCYSSSPMLISCAVTGNTARTGGGVCVYDASPTLTDCTIQGNLARGYGGAVVCSSSSNPTLTDCAIASNMASINGGGVFCHFSSPTLVRCSITSNTCSSNGGGVYCDRSSPTLTGCTIAGNITISCGGGVFFDDYSMPMLTNCTIAGNTAIGGGVWCDYYSGPTLINCTITSNEAGSGGGMFCYYASSPTLTNCILWADTPQEISVDTGVNTLLTHCNAQGGWSGDGNINADPLFRDPDGPDDDPNTVGDNDYRLAFDSPCLDVGDNSVVPAGSLDLDGHPRIARFVVDMGAYEIPFGDLDCSGTIDFGDINPFVLVLSNPPAYAQMYPDCPPPHGDLDANGEVGFGDINPFVAVLTGGK; encoded by the coding sequence CGAACTTCACGGGCTGGCGATCACGGTCCGTTCGGCGAGCGGCGACCCGGCCACATGCGTCATTGACTGCGAGGGGAGCGGGCGGGGGTTCTATTTTCACAACAGCGAAGGAGCAGACTCAATTGTCCAGGGCTTGACGATACGAAGCGGAAACGTGACTAACGGCAACGGCGGTGGCGTATACTGCTACTCCTCCAGCCCGATGCTCATCAGTTGTGCGGTCACGGGCAATACTGCCCGCACGGGCGGCGGCGTATGCGTATACGACGCCAGCCCGACGCTGACCGACTGCACGATCCAGGGTAACCTCGCCCGCGGCTACGGGGGCGCTGTGGTCTGCTCCTCCTCCTCCAACCCGACGCTGACCGACTGCGCGATCGCCAGCAACATGGCCAGCATCAACGGTGGCGGCGTGTTCTGCCACTTTTCCAGTCCGACGCTGGTCCGTTGTTCGATCACGAGCAACACGTGCAGCAGCAACGGCGGCGGCGTGTACTGCGACAGGTCCAGTCCGACCCTGACCGGCTGCACGATCGCGGGGAACATCACCATCAGTTGTGGCGGCGGCGTGTTCTTCGACGACTACTCCATGCCGATGCTGACCAACTGCACGATCGCCGGCAACACGGCCATCGGCGGCGGCGTGTGGTGCGACTACTACTCCGGCCCGACGTTGATCAACTGCACAATCACCAGCAACGAAGCCGGTTCGGGCGGCGGCATGTTCTGCTACTACGCATCCAGCCCGACGCTAACCAACTGCATCCTCTGGGCTGACACGCCACAGGAGATCTCGGTCGATACGGGGGTCAACACTCTGCTCACCCACTGCAACGCCCAGGGTGGCTGGAGCGGCGACGGTAACATTAACGCCGACCCGCTGTTCCGCGATCCGGACGGGCCGGATGATGATCCGAATACCGTGGGGGACAACGACTACCGGCTGGCGTTCGATTCGCCGTGTCTCGACGTTGGCGACAACAGCGTTGTGCCCGCCGGCTCGCTCGACCTCGACGGGCATCCGCGGATTGCGCGGTTCGTCGTGGATATGGGCGCGTACGAAATCCCGTTCGGTGATCTGGATTGCAGCGGGACGATCGACTTCGGCGACATCAATCCATTTGTGCTGGTCCTGAGCAATCCGCCGGCGTATGCACAGATGTACCCGGATTGCCCGCCGCCGCATGGTGATCTGGATGCCAACGGCGAAGTCGGCTTCGGCGACATCAATCCGTTCGTGGCGGTGCTGACGGGGGGCAAGTGA
- a CDS encoding Na+:solute symporter, translated as MNEVTPHLARIDWLIILAFIVLSVGIGVVLSRRARRSVREYFTSGGSTSWWLLGTSMVATTFAADTPLTLAGWVVTKGVAQNWFWWCQVPVTMLGVFFIAALWRRAALVTDAELVDVRYSGRSAAVLRGFKALFFALVYGNLIMGWVNLAMTKIVQLTLPNIPHVAGVDEAMLWTYLNTPLSNELAPQARTAMRTGALNPLKLYYDEWGLLQRPERTGVMREVERVFARCTYASERNGAYRQSPGAGAPTADEVDRLRAYVASVQAEPYLEKLGLGQRAADLHATWTRLQPAHAEFEPPAALALLRNVDLAIAGVNKLRILLLLFLIVSGYTVISGLWGVMVTDFVQFWIAMGGCVFLAVLAVGKLGGLDATLQQMADIYSVERARGMSNLLPSAGASDLDLMPWSHFLAFILIYSYATQFSDGGYYFAQRMLAAKNERHAALGYLWYAVAHYCLRMWPWIIVGFAAAVMFPYTRDAITGLYPPEAVAEEGYVRVMLAVLPPGLLGLLLAAFLAAYMSTIATQLNVGASYLVNDFYRPFVRRGASERHYVIVSQLATVAITVIGLGVSLFYSSISGAWFFLGTISAGIGVIYLLRWFWWRINAWSEIACLVSLLIYPIVLKLWPGALAGIEQPLPLNLLYLVPYSVGTALVVTYLTKPVAREKLIAFYRKVQPGGPGWRHIEAEIRRTDPGFRCATPLTWAAARGFLIATCAVYCVLFGSGLLIVGDAFTPDPRIPARWLGCALLAVGAVLGWLTARMFSERRWGEGPSC; from the coding sequence ATGAACGAAGTAACGCCCCACCTGGCCCGCATCGACTGGCTCATTATCCTCGCGTTCATCGTGCTGTCCGTTGGCATCGGCGTGGTGCTCAGTCGCCGTGCCCGGCGCTCGGTGCGCGAGTACTTCACCTCGGGCGGCTCGACTTCGTGGTGGTTGCTGGGCACGTCGATGGTCGCGACGACGTTCGCGGCCGACACGCCGCTGACGCTGGCTGGTTGGGTCGTGACGAAGGGGGTGGCGCAGAACTGGTTCTGGTGGTGCCAGGTGCCGGTGACGATGCTGGGCGTGTTCTTCATCGCGGCACTCTGGCGGCGGGCCGCGCTGGTGACGGACGCCGAGCTGGTGGATGTGCGCTATTCGGGCCGGTCCGCCGCCGTGCTGCGCGGGTTCAAGGCGCTCTTCTTCGCACTGGTCTACGGCAACCTGATCATGGGCTGGGTCAACCTGGCAATGACCAAGATCGTGCAGTTGACGCTGCCGAACATCCCGCACGTCGCCGGCGTGGACGAGGCCATGCTGTGGACGTATCTGAACACGCCGCTCTCGAACGAGCTGGCCCCGCAGGCGCGGACGGCGATGCGGACGGGCGCGCTCAATCCGCTGAAGCTGTACTACGACGAGTGGGGGCTGCTCCAGCGCCCCGAGCGCACCGGCGTCATGCGTGAAGTCGAGCGGGTCTTCGCCCGCTGCACATATGCCAGCGAGCGTAACGGGGCATATCGACAGTCTCCGGGCGCTGGCGCCCCGACCGCGGACGAGGTTGACAGGCTGCGGGCGTACGTCGCGTCCGTGCAGGCGGAGCCCTACCTGGAAAAGCTCGGCCTGGGCCAGCGCGCGGCCGACCTGCACGCCACCTGGACGCGCCTGCAACCGGCGCACGCCGAATTCGAGCCACCGGCGGCGCTGGCGCTGCTGCGCAACGTGGACCTCGCGATTGCCGGGGTCAACAAGCTGCGGATTCTGTTGCTGCTATTCCTCATCGTGAGCGGCTACACCGTGATCTCGGGCCTGTGGGGCGTCATGGTGACGGACTTCGTCCAGTTCTGGATCGCGATGGGCGGCTGCGTGTTCCTCGCCGTGCTCGCCGTCGGCAAGCTCGGCGGGCTCGACGCCACGCTCCAGCAGATGGCGGACATCTACTCGGTCGAGCGGGCGCGCGGCATGTCCAACCTGCTGCCCAGCGCCGGCGCGAGCGACCTGGACCTCATGCCCTGGAGTCACTTCCTGGCCTTTATTCTGATCTATTCCTATGCCACGCAATTCAGCGACGGCGGCTACTATTTCGCCCAGCGGATGCTGGCGGCGAAGAACGAGCGGCACGCTGCGCTGGGCTACCTGTGGTACGCGGTGGCGCACTACTGCCTGCGGATGTGGCCGTGGATCATCGTGGGCTTCGCGGCGGCGGTCATGTTTCCATACACGCGCGACGCCATCACGGGCCTGTATCCGCCGGAGGCCGTCGCCGAGGAAGGCTACGTGCGGGTGATGCTCGCCGTGCTGCCACCGGGGTTGCTGGGGCTGTTGCTGGCGGCGTTCCTGGCGGCGTACATGTCGACGATCGCGACGCAGCTCAACGTTGGGGCGTCGTACCTGGTGAATGACTTCTACCGTCCGTTCGTGCGCCGCGGCGCATCGGAACGACACTATGTCATCGTGTCCCAGTTGGCCACGGTAGCTATCACGGTGATCGGCCTGGGCGTGAGCCTGTTCTACAGCTCGATCTCCGGCGCCTGGTTCTTCCTGGGCACCATCAGCGCCGGTATCGGCGTGATCTACCTGCTGCGCTGGTTCTGGTGGCGGATCAACGCCTGGAGCGAGATCGCCTGCCTGGTGTCCCTGCTGATCTACCCCATCGTGCTCAAGCTGTGGCCGGGAGCGCTGGCGGGCATCGAGCAGCCGCTGCCGCTGAACCTGCTCTACCTCGTGCCCTACTCGGTCGGCACGGCCCTGGTCGTGACGTACCTGACGAAACCCGTCGCGCGTGAGAAACTCATCGCGTTCTATCGGAAGGTGCAGCCCGGCGGCCCCGGCTGGCGCCACATCGAGGCCGAAATCCGCCGGACGGACCCGGGGTTCCGCTGTGCGACACCGCTGACCTGGGCGGCCGCGCGCGGCTTCCTCATCGCCACCTGCGCGGTCTATTGCGTGCTGTTCGGCAGCGGCCTGCTGATCGTCGGCGACGCGTTCACGCCCGACCCGCGCATTCCGGCGCGCTGGCTGGGCTGCGCGCTGCTGGCGGTCGGCGCGGTGCTGGGCTGGCTGACGGCGCGGATGTTCTCTGAGCGGCGCTGGGGCGAGGGACCGTCGTGCTGA
- a CDS encoding GNAT family N-acetyltransferase: protein MAKSEIRAFTGADLDAVGTIWNRALRRDPINPGRLRAWLFGDPDYWPGPECGFFVATRGGTPVGFARAIIRRYPNDRLGIEPEHGWIPVLAVDPDQQRQGVGRALLEAALNYLRAAGRRRVWVCGNTGSAPGYVFPGVDRDAYPGALVLFTKAGFVVDHEPVAMSREAVDFDVDAYHRQAWDVGREIEVAELSPARVPDFLAFLAEAFPGDWNMAARAKIRSGALHEVLIASRAGQIVGYCQWEGEHFGPFGVVASQRSQKIGAKLFVEAVRRIRAADGRSVWFNWADEGAARFYARFGLRPTRRFAILRKDL, encoded by the coding sequence ATGGCCAAGTCAGAGATCCGCGCGTTCACCGGGGCCGATCTGGACGCCGTCGGCACGATCTGGAACCGGGCGCTGCGGCGGGATCCGATCAATCCGGGGCGGCTGCGTGCGTGGCTGTTTGGCGATCCGGACTATTGGCCAGGGCCGGAGTGCGGATTCTTCGTAGCGACACGCGGCGGCACGCCGGTGGGGTTTGCGCGCGCGATCATCCGGCGTTATCCGAACGATCGTCTCGGCATCGAGCCGGAGCACGGCTGGATTCCGGTGCTGGCAGTCGATCCGGATCAGCAGCGGCAGGGGGTGGGGCGGGCGCTGTTGGAGGCGGCGCTGAATTACCTGCGCGCGGCGGGCCGGCGCCGGGTGTGGGTGTGCGGCAACACGGGCTCGGCACCGGGCTACGTATTCCCCGGGGTCGATCGCGACGCATACCCCGGTGCGCTGGTGCTGTTTACGAAGGCGGGCTTCGTCGTGGATCATGAGCCGGTCGCGATGTCCCGCGAGGCGGTCGATTTCGACGTGGACGCGTATCACCGGCAGGCGTGGGACGTCGGACGCGAGATCGAGGTCGCGGAGTTGTCGCCAGCGCGGGTGCCGGACTTTCTCGCGTTCCTGGCCGAGGCGTTTCCGGGCGACTGGAACATGGCGGCGCGGGCGAAGATTCGGAGCGGGGCGCTGCATGAGGTGTTGATCGCGTCGCGGGCGGGGCAGATCGTTGGCTACTGCCAGTGGGAGGGCGAGCATTTCGGCCCGTTCGGCGTGGTCGCGTCACAGCGCAGCCAGAAGATCGGGGCGAAGCTGTTTGTCGAGGCGGTGCGGCGAATACGGGCCGCGGACGGGCGGAGCGTGTGGTTCAACTGGGCGGATGAAGGCGCGGCGCGGTTCTACGCGCGGTTCGGCCTGCGGCCGACGCGGCGGTTTGCGATTCTGCGGAAGGACTTGTAA
- a CDS encoding PIG-L family deacetylase, with the protein MAADKKQHVLAIGAHIGDAEITAGLLVAKYAAAGHKATMLHLTAGEKGNPQKDVREYRQQRIREAEATARILGAADCIVLDHPDGELHADQATIHEMCDLIRQLRPDIVLTHWRGSFHRDHRAAYEITMEGGFLAALPGIERAQPAHLVRGLYYLENWEDREDYHPDLWVDVSAVFDTWVAACREHELLRGEISFDYLHYYTGLAAQRGAEVGVKYAVAVSLPPISRKRKVDYFPIATEPVLIF; encoded by the coding sequence ATGGCGGCTGACAAGAAGCAACACGTGCTGGCGATCGGCGCCCACATCGGCGATGCGGAGATCACGGCCGGCCTGCTGGTGGCGAAATACGCGGCGGCGGGTCACAAGGCGACGATGCTGCACCTGACCGCGGGCGAGAAGGGCAATCCGCAGAAGGACGTGCGTGAGTATCGGCAGCAGCGGATTCGGGAGGCCGAAGCGACGGCGAGAATCCTGGGCGCGGCCGACTGCATCGTGCTGGACCATCCCGACGGCGAGCTGCACGCGGACCAGGCGACGATTCACGAGATGTGTGACCTCATCCGCCAGCTTCGGCCGGACATCGTGCTCACGCATTGGCGCGGGTCATTTCACCGCGATCATCGGGCGGCGTACGAGATCACGATGGAGGGCGGGTTTCTGGCGGCCTTGCCGGGGATCGAGCGGGCGCAGCCGGCACACCTGGTGCGCGGGCTGTACTACCTCGAGAACTGGGAGGACCGCGAGGACTATCACCCCGACCTGTGGGTCGATGTGAGCGCGGTGTTCGATACGTGGGTGGCGGCGTGCCGGGAGCACGAGCTGCTGCGCGGGGAGATTTCGTTCGACTATCTGCACTACTACACCGGGCTGGCGGCGCAGCGCGGGGCGGAAGTCGGCGTGAAATACGCGGTCGCGGTCAGCCTGCCGCCGATCTCGCGCAAGCGGAAAGTCGATTACTTCCCGATTGCCACGGAGCCGGTGCTGATCTTCTGA
- a CDS encoding GNAT family N-acetyltransferase, translating to MGAIAIRTLRGPDVPGVLTVWNRALRRNPMSAGRFVSAILADPDYRPGGDSGFFVATDGDEPIGFLRAIIRYWPNDRLGLEPADGWIPYLAVTPERQRRGVGTALLAAGLEFFARHGRQRVWVCGTPTSAPGSIMPGADDEAYPGARRLFARHGFVEDQPAFSMAREVVDFDAAAFRAWAWQTGLSVRVETLTPARVPALFEFLAASLPGAWNMAARAKVQSGALHELLVAIDGDVVVGYCQWTGEHFGPFGVAPAARQQRVGAKLFIEAVCRIRAADGRTVWFNWADDRARQFYERFGLRVTRRFVVLRRG from the coding sequence ATGGGCGCGATCGCCATTCGCACGCTCCGTGGTCCGGATGTGCCGGGCGTGCTGACCGTCTGGAACCGCGCGCTGCGGCGCAATCCGATGAGCGCCGGGCGCTTCGTTTCGGCGATCCTGGCGGACCCCGACTATCGCCCCGGCGGCGACTCCGGCTTCTTCGTCGCGACGGACGGCGACGAGCCGATCGGCTTTCTGCGCGCGATCATCCGGTACTGGCCCAACGACCGGCTGGGCCTGGAGCCCGCGGATGGGTGGATTCCGTACCTGGCGGTGACGCCGGAGCGGCAACGGCGCGGCGTGGGGACGGCGTTGCTGGCGGCGGGGCTGGAGTTCTTCGCGCGCCACGGGCGCCAGCGTGTGTGGGTGTGCGGCACGCCGACGTCGGCGCCGGGCTCGATCATGCCGGGCGCGGACGACGAGGCGTACCCCGGAGCGCGGCGGCTGTTCGCGCGGCACGGGTTCGTGGAGGACCAGCCGGCGTTCTCGATGGCCCGCGAGGTCGTGGATTTCGACGCGGCGGCGTTTCGCGCGTGGGCTTGGCAGACCGGACTGTCGGTGCGCGTCGAGACGCTGACGCCGGCGCGCGTGCCGGCGCTGTTCGAGTTTCTGGCGGCGTCGCTGCCGGGGGCGTGGAACATGGCCGCGCGGGCAAAGGTGCAGAGTGGGGCGCTGCACGAGTTGCTGGTGGCGATCGATGGCGACGTGGTGGTCGGCTACTGCCAATGGACCGGCGAGCATTTCGGGCCGTTTGGCGTGGCGCCGGCGGCGCGCCAGCAGCGCGTCGGGGCCAAGCTGTTCATCGAGGCCGTGTGCCGCATCCGGGCGGCGGACGGCCGCACCGTGTGGTTCAACTGGGCCGATGACCGCGCGCGGCAGTTCTACGAGCGATTCGGACTGCGCGTGACGCGGCGGTTCGTGGTATTGCGACGGGGCTGA